The following coding sequences lie in one Cannabis sativa cultivar Pink pepper isolate KNU-18-1 chromosome 5, ASM2916894v1, whole genome shotgun sequence genomic window:
- the LOC115716109 gene encoding BOI-related E3 ubiquitin-protein ligase 1 isoform X1 produces the protein MAVQAQYPSNILLLNRNGQEGHDYSLQQHQDGLFLDQTSMIFNNVGASNTSNNNNNNNNPRKRGREASVATPINHFSLQPPQLIDLSQLHNQSQPNVVSTGLRLSFGEQQQQHNQNNHNHQNHYHHHQQQQSQQLQQLNQSSSSSASASASLLSVMAEDFASQIKQQRDEIDQFLQAQQGEQLRRTLAEKRQRHYRALLSAAEESISRRLREKEAEVEKATRRNAELEARAAQLTVEAQIWQAKVRAQEATAATLQAQLQQAIMNGGGGGGRGLVDDGGVSCAGEGGVEGQAEDAESAYIDPDRVTTASGPSCKACRKRVASMVILPCRHLCLCTECDRVVQACPLCLSLRNSSVEVFLS, from the exons atggcTGTTCAAGCTCAATACCCTTCAAATATTCTCCTCCTCAACAG AAATGGACAAGAAGGGCATGATTATTCATTACAACAGCATCAAGATGGATTATTTCTTGATCAAACTTCTATGATATTTAACAATGTTGGTG CGAGTAATaccagtaataataataataataataataatccgaGGAAAAGAGGAAGAGAAGCTTCGGTTGCCACTCCAATCAATCATTTCTCTCTTCAACCTCCTCAACTCATCGACCTTTCTCAACTCCATAACCAGAGCCAACCCAATGTCGTTTCCACAGGGCTGAGATTATCCTTCGgtgaacaacaacaacaacataatCAGAATAATCATAATCATCaaaatcattatcatcatcatcaacaacaacaatctCAGCAGCTTCAACAGTTGAACCAGTCATCATCGTCGTCGGCGTCGGCGTCGGCATCTCTCTTATCAGTAATGGCAGAGGATTTCGCTTCACAAATCAAACAACAGAGAGACGAAATCGATCAATTTCTTCAAGCCCAG CAGGGAGAGCAGTTGCGGCGTACATTAGCAGAGAAGAGACAGAGGCACTATCGTGCGCTTCTGAGCGCGGCGGAAGAGTCAATATCTCGACGATTGAGAGAGAAAGAAGCGGAGGTTGAGAAAGCTACTCGCCGAAACGCCGAGCTTGAAGCACGTGCGGCACAGCTAACCGTTGAGGCCCAAATTTGGCAGGCCAAGGTTAGGGCCCAAGAAGCCACGGCGGCGACTCTTCAAGCCCAATTACAGCAAGCGATTATGAACGGTGGTGGCGGCGGCGGAAGAGGTTTGGTGGACGACGGAGGGGTATCTTGCGCCGGAGAAGGAGGAGTGGAAGGTCAGGCGGAGGACGCCGAGTCGGCTTATATTGACCCGGACCGAGTCACCACCGCGTCGGGACCGAGTTGCAAAGCTTGTCGGAAGCGAGTTGCTTCGATGGTTATTTTGCCTTGTCGGCATCTCTGCCTTTGTACGGAATGTGACCGAGTTGTTCAGGCCTGTCCTCTTTGCCTCTCCTTGAGAAATTCAAGTGTGGAGGTTTTCCTCTCTTAG
- the LOC115716109 gene encoding BOI-related E3 ubiquitin-protein ligase 1 isoform X2: MAVQAQYPSNILLLNRNGQEGHDYSLQQHQDGLFLDQTSMIFNNVGASNTSNNNNNNNNPRKRGREASVATPINHFSLQPPQLIDLSQLHNQSQPNVVSTGLRLSFGEQQQQHNQNNHNHQNHYHHHQQQQSQQLQQLNQSSSSSASASASLLSVMAEDFASQIKQQRDEIDQFLQAQGEQLRRTLAEKRQRHYRALLSAAEESISRRLREKEAEVEKATRRNAELEARAAQLTVEAQIWQAKVRAQEATAATLQAQLQQAIMNGGGGGGRGLVDDGGVSCAGEGGVEGQAEDAESAYIDPDRVTTASGPSCKACRKRVASMVILPCRHLCLCTECDRVVQACPLCLSLRNSSVEVFLS; this comes from the exons atggcTGTTCAAGCTCAATACCCTTCAAATATTCTCCTCCTCAACAG AAATGGACAAGAAGGGCATGATTATTCATTACAACAGCATCAAGATGGATTATTTCTTGATCAAACTTCTATGATATTTAACAATGTTGGTG CGAGTAATaccagtaataataataataataataataatccgaGGAAAAGAGGAAGAGAAGCTTCGGTTGCCACTCCAATCAATCATTTCTCTCTTCAACCTCCTCAACTCATCGACCTTTCTCAACTCCATAACCAGAGCCAACCCAATGTCGTTTCCACAGGGCTGAGATTATCCTTCGgtgaacaacaacaacaacataatCAGAATAATCATAATCATCaaaatcattatcatcatcatcaacaacaacaatctCAGCAGCTTCAACAGTTGAACCAGTCATCATCGTCGTCGGCGTCGGCGTCGGCATCTCTCTTATCAGTAATGGCAGAGGATTTCGCTTCACAAATCAAACAACAGAGAGACGAAATCGATCAATTTCTTCAAGCCCAG GGAGAGCAGTTGCGGCGTACATTAGCAGAGAAGAGACAGAGGCACTATCGTGCGCTTCTGAGCGCGGCGGAAGAGTCAATATCTCGACGATTGAGAGAGAAAGAAGCGGAGGTTGAGAAAGCTACTCGCCGAAACGCCGAGCTTGAAGCACGTGCGGCACAGCTAACCGTTGAGGCCCAAATTTGGCAGGCCAAGGTTAGGGCCCAAGAAGCCACGGCGGCGACTCTTCAAGCCCAATTACAGCAAGCGATTATGAACGGTGGTGGCGGCGGCGGAAGAGGTTTGGTGGACGACGGAGGGGTATCTTGCGCCGGAGAAGGAGGAGTGGAAGGTCAGGCGGAGGACGCCGAGTCGGCTTATATTGACCCGGACCGAGTCACCACCGCGTCGGGACCGAGTTGCAAAGCTTGTCGGAAGCGAGTTGCTTCGATGGTTATTTTGCCTTGTCGGCATCTCTGCCTTTGTACGGAATGTGACCGAGTTGTTCAGGCCTGTCCTCTTTGCCTCTCCTTGAGAAATTCAAGTGTGGAGGTTTTCCTCTCTTAG